In Phreatobacter stygius, a genomic segment contains:
- a CDS encoding OsmC family protein — translation MAHSYTADVTWTRDEAVFTDNRYSRGHVWRFDGGVTVPASSAPSSVRPPYSKVDAVDPEEALVAALSSCHMLFFLAFAAAQGFRVDHYDDKAEGVMTKNAKGKLFVSTVTLRPAVTFSGDKLPDRAAIDHLHHRSHEECFLANSVLAEIVIEASDPILA, via the coding sequence ATGGCGCATTCCTACACCGCCGACGTCACATGGACCCGCGACGAGGCTGTCTTCACCGACAACCGCTATTCGCGCGGCCATGTCTGGCGTTTCGACGGTGGCGTGACGGTGCCGGCCTCGTCGGCGCCGTCAAGTGTGCGCCCGCCTTATTCCAAGGTCGATGCGGTCGATCCCGAGGAAGCGCTGGTCGCGGCCCTGTCCTCCTGCCACATGCTGTTCTTCCTGGCCTTTGCCGCGGCCCAGGGCTTTCGTGTCGACCATTACGACGACAAGGCGGAAGGCGTGATGACCAAGAACGCCAAGGGCAAGCTATTCGTTTCGACGGTGACGTTGCGCCCGGCCGTGACCTTTTCCGGCGACAAGCTGCCTGATCGCGCCGCCATCGACCACCTGCATCATCGCTCCCATGAGGAATGTTTCCTCGCGAACTCGGTGCTTGCCGAGATCGTGATCGAAGCCTCCGACCCGATCCTCGCCTGA
- the gcvPA gene encoding aminomethyl-transferring glycine dehydrogenase subunit GcvPA, whose protein sequence is MRYLPLTSDDRTDMLAKIGVASVDDLFANVPKGKLMKGLADLPTTKGEIEVERIMGALAAKNVPASAGPFFVGAGAYKHHVPASVDHLIQRSEFLTSYTPYQPEIAQGTLQYLFEFQTQVALLTGMEVANASMYDGSTGAAEAVLMAHRVTRRNKAILAGNLHPHYRDVIETLSRMASDTTVALPANAVDAGADLKAVAAAIDAETSCVVIQTPDVFGNLHDLKAIAEKAQAAGALLIAVVTEVVSLGSLTSPGAMGADIVVAEGQSIGVGLNFGGPYVGLFAAKSKYVRQMPGRLCGETVDAEGRRGFVLTLSTREQHIRREKATSNICTNSGLMCLAFTIHMTLLGEAGLKRLAAVNHANACDLADRLDGVKGVEVLNKSFFNEFTIRVAGDAAKIVEKMAKKGVLAGVPASRLWPTDKAEKDLIIVANTEVNTDEDRAAFVAALQASI, encoded by the coding sequence ATGCGCTACCTGCCGCTGACCTCCGACGACCGGACCGACATGCTCGCCAAGATCGGCGTCGCTTCGGTCGATGACCTCTTTGCCAATGTGCCCAAGGGCAAGCTGATGAAGGGCTTGGCCGATCTGCCCACCACCAAGGGCGAGATCGAGGTCGAGCGGATCATGGGGGCGCTCGCCGCCAAGAACGTGCCGGCTTCCGCCGGGCCGTTCTTCGTCGGCGCCGGAGCCTACAAGCACCATGTGCCGGCGAGTGTCGATCACCTGATCCAGCGCTCGGAATTTCTCACCAGCTACACGCCCTACCAGCCGGAAATCGCCCAGGGGACGCTGCAATATCTGTTCGAGTTCCAGACCCAGGTGGCGCTGCTCACCGGCATGGAAGTGGCCAATGCCTCCATGTATGACGGCTCGACCGGAGCCGCCGAGGCCGTGCTCATGGCCCATCGCGTCACCCGGCGGAACAAGGCGATCCTCGCCGGCAACCTGCACCCGCATTACCGCGACGTGATCGAGACCCTGTCGCGCATGGCCTCCGACACGACAGTGGCGCTGCCGGCCAATGCGGTCGATGCCGGCGCCGACCTGAAGGCGGTGGCCGCCGCCATCGACGCCGAGACGTCCTGCGTGGTGATCCAGACGCCCGACGTCTTCGGCAACCTGCATGACCTGAAGGCCATCGCCGAGAAGGCCCAGGCCGCCGGCGCGCTGCTGATCGCCGTGGTCACCGAGGTCGTTTCGCTAGGGAGCCTGACCTCGCCCGGCGCCATGGGCGCCGACATCGTGGTGGCCGAGGGGCAGTCGATCGGCGTTGGCCTCAATTTCGGCGGCCCCTATGTCGGGCTGTTCGCCGCCAAGTCCAAATATGTCCGCCAGATGCCCGGCCGCCTGTGCGGCGAGACGGTGGACGCCGAGGGCCGGCGTGGCTTCGTACTGACGCTGTCGACCCGCGAGCAGCATATCCGCCGCGAGAAGGCGACTTCCAATATCTGCACCAATTCCGGCCTGATGTGCCTGGCCTTCACCATTCACATGACGCTGCTCGGCGAAGCCGGCCTGAAGCGGCTGGCGGCGGTCAACCACGCCAATGCCTGCGATCTCGCCGATCGGCTGGATGGGGTGAAGGGTGTCGAAGTGCTCAACAAGAGCTTCTTCAACGAGTTCACCATCCGGGTGGCCGGCGATGCGGCCAAGATCGTCGAGAAAATGGCCAAGAAGGGCGTGCTGGCCGGCGTGCCGGCCTCCCGCCTCTGGCCGACCGACAAGGCCGAGAAGGACCTGATCATCGTCGCCAATACCGAAGTGAACACCGACGAGGACCGCGCGGCCTTCGTCGCGGCTCTCCAAGCTTCCATCTGA
- a CDS encoding PAS domain-containing sensor histidine kinase, which yields MKASLTVSEARLSSVLDIAVDGIIVIDETATILVFNKACETLFGWTAPETIGRSITMIMAAEEAARGEDAGHGLIEQFIGGGREVQGRHRDGTIFPVELSVAEAGTPDGRQFIGILRDLRPRKEAEERLNQLQTELLHMARVSAMDEMGAALAHELNQPLTAVMLYLQAVGRTHAKAVDAHRKGEIGAHFDETVRSILDKALREAERAGNIIRRMRDFVEKREPERRLVDLNPLVEDAVELTLLGYRPGTRVVRNLRERLPPVLVDAVQIQQIVVNLVRNALEAVRGGEHARIWIETQAKDGMIRFSVRDSGAGVPMEALPSLFKAFASTKRTGLGLGLAISRTIAQNHGGDLTVDPGGNGRGACFSLVLPEPATDPDSTAVGRTRDPGRPT from the coding sequence ATGAAAGCGTCGCTGACGGTCTCGGAGGCCCGTCTGTCCAGCGTGCTCGACATTGCGGTCGACGGCATCATCGTGATCGATGAGACCGCGACGATCCTGGTCTTCAACAAGGCCTGCGAGACCCTGTTCGGCTGGACCGCGCCGGAGACGATCGGCCGCAGCATCACCATGATCATGGCCGCCGAGGAGGCCGCGCGCGGCGAGGACGCCGGGCACGGCCTGATCGAACAGTTCATCGGCGGCGGCCGCGAAGTCCAGGGCCGGCACCGCGACGGCACGATCTTTCCGGTCGAATTGTCGGTCGCCGAAGCGGGCACCCCGGACGGGCGCCAGTTCATTGGCATCCTGCGCGATCTCAGACCGCGCAAGGAAGCCGAGGAACGGCTCAACCAGCTGCAGACCGAGCTGCTGCACATGGCGCGCGTCTCGGCCATGGACGAGATGGGGGCAGCACTCGCCCACGAGCTGAACCAGCCGCTGACCGCCGTCATGCTCTACCTGCAAGCCGTCGGCCGAACCCATGCCAAGGCCGTCGATGCCCATCGCAAAGGTGAGATCGGCGCGCATTTCGACGAGACCGTGCGCTCCATCCTCGACAAGGCGCTGCGCGAGGCCGAACGCGCCGGCAACATCATCAGGCGCATGCGCGACTTCGTCGAAAAGCGCGAGCCGGAGCGGCGCCTGGTCGATCTCAACCCGCTGGTCGAGGACGCCGTAGAGCTGACGCTGCTCGGCTACCGGCCGGGCACGCGGGTGGTGCGCAACCTGCGCGAACGGCTACCGCCGGTGCTTGTCGATGCCGTGCAGATCCAGCAGATCGTGGTCAACCTGGTGCGCAATGCCCTGGAGGCGGTCCGCGGTGGCGAGCATGCGCGCATCTGGATCGAGACCCAGGCCAAGGACGGCATGATCCGATTTTCGGTGCGCGACAGTGGGGCTGGCGTGCCCATGGAGGCACTGCCCAGCTTGTTCAAGGCCTTCGCGAGTACGAAGAGAACCGGACTGGGCCTTGGTCTTGCGATTTCCCGCACGATCGCCCAGAACCATGGAGGGGATCTGACCGTCGATCCCGGAGGCAACGGGCGGGGCGCATGCTTCTCGCTGGTCCTTCCGGAACCGGCAACGGACCCGGACAGCACCGCCGTCGGGCGGACCCGCGACCCGGGACGCCCCACATGA
- a CDS encoding outer membrane protein, with the protein MRMFNRCLMVCGLLVGMTPAQAADVGLPAPITAPVAAFDWTGFYIGAHAGWRAGATGVSPSHTGLLPVTRAAGIFNMASGSATGGIHGGFNWQSGPSVIGLEADFSFADKSVYRRFTNGVAFDDFTTRTGSSGTLRARLGFASGPWLFYLTVGAGLQETTVRYTSEGGSVWRGSGWSLGPVVGGGIEYALTRNVMVRLDYLAGYYPEKTLVRNFVAGPLIDPASRISQSPVTHTVRIGVSYKFDWAGAPVVRAAY; encoded by the coding sequence ATGCGCATGTTCAACAGATGCCTCATGGTATGTGGCCTTTTGGTCGGCATGACGCCGGCACAAGCGGCGGACGTTGGACTGCCGGCCCCCATTACGGCACCTGTCGCGGCTTTCGACTGGACCGGCTTCTATATTGGCGCCCATGCCGGGTGGCGGGCGGGCGCAACCGGTGTGTCCCCTTCGCATACCGGCCTTTTGCCCGTCACGAGAGCGGCCGGCATTTTCAACATGGCGTCGGGTTCCGCGACCGGCGGCATTCACGGCGGCTTCAACTGGCAGTCCGGGCCATCGGTCATCGGTCTCGAGGCGGACTTTTCGTTTGCCGACAAGAGCGTCTACCGCCGTTTCACCAACGGCGTCGCATTCGACGACTTCACGACGAGGACGGGTTCTTCCGGCACGCTGCGCGCACGCCTCGGCTTCGCTTCGGGCCCCTGGCTGTTCTACCTGACGGTAGGCGCGGGACTTCAGGAAACGACGGTTCGTTATACGAGCGAAGGAGGCTCGGTCTGGCGCGGCAGCGGATGGAGCCTCGGTCCGGTCGTCGGCGGCGGCATCGAATATGCGCTGACCCGCAACGTCATGGTGCGGCTCGACTACCTCGCCGGATACTATCCGGAGAAGACACTTGTCCGAAACTTCGTCGCGGGCCCCCTCATCGATCCGGCGAGCCGCATCTCCCAGTCACCGGTGACCCACACCGTGCGCATCGGCGTGTCCTATAAATTCGATTGGGCCGGCGCGCCCGTGGTCCGGGCTGCCTACTGA
- a CDS encoding pyridoxal phosphate-dependent aminotransferase, which translates to MTSSLLASLRPEATGAPASGIVELSKYARTAGDVIQLWVGEGDVPTPAFICEAATRSLAAGETTYTWQRGIPELRQAIATYASNLYGRALSSERFFVCGSGMQAIQIAMTLAAGPGDEVIIPSPTWPNAPAAAGLRGAVPVLVELTHGNRGWQMDLDRIAAAITPKTKALFVNTPSNPTGWTATREELAAILALARKHGLWIIADEIYTRFVWTGEAKRAPSFHDVREDGDRILWVNTFSKNWAMTGWRMGWVEADPALGDVIENLIQYSTSGSPPFIQRAGVAALERGESFVEHQISKARKARDIISTAIEQTGRCHFSRPDGAFYLFFGVEGMTDSMAGAIKLVDLAKVGLAPGAAFGSGGEGHLRLCYLRSPEQIEIAAERLRQAIRQL; encoded by the coding sequence ATGACGTCATCCCTTCTCGCCTCGCTCCGCCCCGAAGCCACCGGGGCGCCTGCCAGCGGCATTGTCGAACTGTCGAAATATGCGCGCACGGCCGGCGACGTGATCCAGTTGTGGGTCGGCGAAGGTGATGTGCCGACCCCGGCCTTCATCTGCGAGGCGGCGACCCGCTCGCTTGCCGCCGGCGAGACCACCTATACGTGGCAGCGCGGCATCCCCGAGCTTCGCCAGGCGATCGCCACCTATGCCTCCAACCTCTATGGCCGCGCGCTGTCCTCCGAGCGCTTCTTCGTCTGCGGCTCGGGCATGCAGGCGATCCAGATCGCCATGACCCTGGCGGCAGGCCCCGGCGACGAGGTGATCATCCCCTCGCCGACCTGGCCGAACGCACCGGCGGCGGCGGGCCTGCGCGGCGCCGTCCCGGTGCTGGTCGAACTGACCCATGGCAATCGCGGCTGGCAAATGGATCTCGACCGGATCGCGGCGGCGATCACGCCGAAAACCAAGGCGCTGTTCGTCAACACCCCGTCGAACCCGACCGGCTGGACCGCGACGCGCGAAGAGCTCGCCGCGATCCTGGCGCTGGCGCGCAAACATGGCCTGTGGATCATCGCCGACGAGATCTATACGCGCTTCGTCTGGACCGGCGAGGCCAAGCGGGCGCCGTCGTTCCACGATGTGCGCGAGGACGGCGACCGGATCCTCTGGGTCAACACCTTCTCGAAGAATTGGGCGATGACCGGCTGGCGCATGGGCTGGGTGGAAGCCGATCCGGCCCTCGGCGACGTCATCGAGAACCTGATCCAATATTCCACCTCCGGCTCGCCGCCGTTCATCCAGCGTGCCGGCGTCGCGGCGCTGGAGCGCGGCGAGAGCTTCGTCGAGCACCAGATCAGCAAGGCGCGCAAGGCGCGCGACATCATCTCGACAGCGATCGAACAGACCGGCCGGTGCCATTTCTCGCGGCCCGACGGCGCCTTCTACCTGTTCTTCGGCGTCGAGGGCATGACCGACTCGATGGCCGGCGCCATCAAACTCGTCGACCTCGCCAAGGTCGGGCTGGCGCCGGGCGCGGCTTTCGGCAGCGGCGGCGAGGGGCATTTGCGGCTCTGCTACCTGCGTTCGCCGGAGCAGATCGAGATTGCCGCCGAGCGGCTCCGCCAGGCGATCAGGCAGCTCTGA
- the gcvT gene encoding glycine cleavage system aminomethyltransferase GcvT: MAEPLSGPLHKTPLHQLHVEAGAKMVPFAGYDMPVQYPTGVLTEHNWTRSDAGLFDVSHMGQAFVVGPTWEATAKALEALVPADILNLKPGQQRYSQLTAEDGGILDDLMITRSAYAGYEGWAYLVVNAGCKEQDFAHIGPRLPDGVTLKPDATLALIALQGPKAAAVLDALLPGIAATPFMTFTETKLDGMFVHASRSGYTGEDGFELCVEAKDAAAIWQRLLSDERVKPIGLGARDSLRLEAGLCLYGHDIDTTTSPVEAGLTWSIQKRRRTEGGFPGATRIQKELADGPARRRIGILPDGRAPAREGTVIKAADGAAIGTVTSGGFGPSVSGPVAMGYVNARFAEPGTPVLLEVRGKDLPAKVVTMPFAPHRYFRG, encoded by the coding sequence ATGGCCGAACCCCTTTCCGGGCCGCTGCACAAGACCCCGCTTCATCAGCTGCATGTCGAGGCCGGCGCCAAGATGGTGCCCTTCGCCGGCTACGACATGCCGGTGCAATATCCGACCGGCGTCCTGACCGAGCACAACTGGACGCGCAGCGACGCCGGCCTGTTCGACGTCAGCCATATGGGCCAGGCCTTCGTGGTCGGCCCAACCTGGGAGGCGACCGCCAAGGCGCTCGAGGCGCTGGTGCCGGCCGACATCCTCAACCTGAAGCCGGGCCAGCAGCGCTACAGCCAGCTGACCGCCGAGGATGGCGGCATTCTCGACGACCTGATGATCACGCGCTCGGCCTATGCCGGCTACGAGGGCTGGGCCTACCTGGTGGTCAATGCCGGCTGCAAGGAGCAGGACTTCGCCCATATCGGGCCGCGCCTGCCCGATGGCGTCACCTTGAAGCCGGACGCGACGCTGGCATTGATCGCGCTGCAGGGCCCGAAGGCGGCCGCCGTGCTCGACGCGTTGCTTCCCGGCATCGCCGCGACGCCGTTCATGACCTTCACCGAAACCAAGCTGGACGGCATGTTCGTCCATGCCTCGCGCTCGGGTTACACCGGCGAGGACGGGTTCGAGCTCTGCGTCGAGGCCAAGGACGCCGCGGCGATCTGGCAGCGGCTCCTGTCGGACGAGCGGGTCAAGCCGATCGGGCTCGGCGCGCGCGACAGCCTGAGGCTGGAAGCCGGTCTCTGCCTCTACGGCCACGACATCGACACCACGACATCGCCGGTCGAAGCTGGCCTGACCTGGTCGATCCAGAAGCGCCGCCGGACCGAGGGCGGTTTTCCCGGCGCCACGCGCATTCAGAAAGAGCTTGCCGACGGCCCGGCGCGCCGGCGGATCGGCATCCTGCCCGACGGCCGGGCGCCGGCCCGCGAGGGCACGGTGATCAAGGCCGCCGACGGGGCGGCCATCGGCACCGTGACCTCAGGCGGTTTCGGGCCCAGCGTCAGCGGTCCGGTCGCCATGGGTTATGTCAATGCGCGCTTCGCCGAGCCGGGCACGCCCGTGCTGCTCGAAGTGCGCGGCAAGGATCTGCCGGCCAAGGTCGTGACCATGCCCTTCGCGCCGCATCGCTACTTCCGCGGATAG
- a CDS encoding FitA-like ribbon-helix-helix domain-containing protein: protein MAGNLHVRNVDDDLILRLKRRAVRHGRSAEAEHRQILRQVLSAEPDSSFDDLAAELRAMTARRRQTPSEILLREGREER, encoded by the coding sequence ATGGCCGGCAACCTGCATGTCCGAAATGTCGACGACGACCTGATCCTGCGTCTCAAGCGGCGTGCCGTTCGTCATGGCCGCTCGGCAGAGGCGGAACATCGTCAGATCCTGCGCCAGGTATTGTCGGCTGAGCCGGATTCCTCATTCGACGACCTTGCCGCCGAGTTGCGGGCGATGACAGCGCGACGCCGGCAGACCCCCTCGGAAATCCTTCTGCGAGAAGGACGCGAGGAGCGGTGA
- a CDS encoding xanthine dehydrogenase family protein molybdopterin-binding subunit — MTATNTKSTPKTDFALTPAAAGRAFAATRRSFLAGAAGALIVATLVGQDEATAAEACRFSNVPTNPNAFIKIGADNTVTVLVKHLDMGQGCATGLTTIVADELDADWSQMRAAFAPADHRLYNNFAFGPMQGIGGSTAIANSWTQLRKAGAAARQMLVSAAATDWNVAVSEIKIERGVVRHGTRQATFGELATRAATMAIPADPVLKQPKDWVFIGKDKSVGRIDTLGKTTGRTVFSLDMRRPGMLTAVVAHAPKFGARIKSFDATETRKVKGVVDVVEIPTGVAVVARDTWSAIKGRQALKTIWDFAGAETRSSETIMAEFKRQARQPGLTAGRRGDAERALKGAVKVVEAEFEFPYLAHAPMEPMNGTIERRADGVIEAWAGFQMQTLEQATIAAICGVSSTQVHLNTLYAGGSFGRRATAACDYVSEMTHILKATQYRTAIHLVWTREDDMTGGYYRPMVYHRVRAGLDSQGRIAGWDHRIVGKAIMIGTPMESMLVVNGVDRATVEGASDTRYSIDSLHVTVSNGREGVPVLWWRSVGHTHTAHATEVMIDELARAAGQDPLAYRLSYLDKAPRDAAVLKLVADKAGWGQPLAAGKGRGVAVHESFGTHVAMVAEVTVTGTAVKVDRIVVAVDCGIAVNPDVVRAQIEGAVGFALSSVLRNRITLRDGEVQEKNFDGFEPTRMSEMPKVEVHIMPSTMCPTGVGEPGVPVLAPAIANAVSAATGKRMRSLPLDLTQTGGA, encoded by the coding sequence ATGACCGCAACCAACACCAAATCGACCCCGAAAACCGACTTCGCCCTGACACCTGCCGCCGCTGGCCGCGCCTTCGCCGCCACCCGCCGGTCGTTTCTCGCGGGCGCCGCCGGTGCGCTGATCGTCGCGACCCTGGTCGGCCAGGACGAAGCGACAGCGGCCGAGGCCTGCCGGTTCAGCAATGTTCCGACCAATCCCAATGCCTTCATCAAGATCGGCGCCGACAATACCGTGACCGTGCTGGTCAAGCATCTCGACATGGGCCAGGGCTGCGCCACCGGATTGACCACCATCGTCGCCGACGAACTCGACGCCGACTGGAGCCAGATGCGGGCGGCCTTCGCGCCGGCCGATCACCGGCTCTACAACAATTTCGCCTTTGGTCCGATGCAGGGCATCGGCGGCTCGACCGCGATCGCCAATTCCTGGACGCAGTTGCGCAAGGCCGGCGCCGCCGCCCGCCAGATGCTGGTCTCGGCGGCGGCCACCGACTGGAACGTCGCGGTCAGCGAGATCAAGATCGAACGCGGCGTGGTCCGCCATGGCACACGCCAGGCGACATTCGGCGAGCTCGCGACCCGCGCCGCGACCATGGCGATACCAGCCGATCCGGTGCTGAAGCAGCCGAAGGATTGGGTGTTCATCGGCAAGGACAAATCGGTCGGCCGCATCGACACCCTGGGCAAGACCACCGGCCGTACGGTGTTTTCGCTGGACATGCGCCGCCCGGGCATGTTGACCGCCGTGGTCGCGCACGCGCCGAAATTCGGCGCCCGGATCAAGTCGTTCGACGCGACCGAGACGCGCAAGGTGAAGGGTGTCGTCGATGTCGTGGAAATCCCGACCGGCGTCGCCGTGGTGGCGCGCGACACCTGGTCGGCGATCAAGGGGCGTCAGGCCCTGAAGACCATCTGGGACTTCGCCGGTGCGGAAACCCGGTCATCCGAGACCATCATGGCCGAGTTCAAGCGCCAGGCGAGGCAGCCCGGCCTGACTGCGGGCCGGCGCGGCGACGCGGAGAGAGCGCTCAAGGGCGCGGTGAAGGTCGTCGAAGCCGAGTTCGAATTCCCCTATCTCGCCCACGCGCCGATGGAGCCGATGAACGGCACCATCGAGCGGCGCGCCGACGGCGTCATCGAGGCCTGGGCCGGGTTCCAGATGCAGACGCTGGAACAGGCGACGATTGCCGCGATCTGCGGCGTATCGTCGACGCAGGTGCATCTCAATACGCTTTATGCCGGCGGCTCGTTCGGCCGGCGCGCGACGGCTGCCTGCGACTACGTCTCGGAAATGACCCATATTCTCAAGGCCACCCAGTATCGCACGGCGATCCATCTGGTCTGGACCCGTGAGGACGACATGACCGGCGGCTATTACCGGCCCATGGTCTATCATCGCGTCCGCGCCGGGCTCGACAGCCAGGGCCGGATCGCCGGCTGGGACCACCGCATCGTCGGCAAGGCGATCATGATCGGCACGCCGATGGAATCCATGCTGGTGGTCAACGGCGTCGACAGGGCGACGGTGGAAGGCGCCAGCGACACGCGTTATTCCATCGACAGCCTGCACGTGACGGTCAGCAATGGCCGCGAGGGCGTGCCGGTGCTGTGGTGGCGCTCGGTCGGCCATACCCACACGGCCCATGCGACCGAGGTGATGATCGACGAACTGGCCAGGGCCGCCGGTCAGGACCCCCTCGCCTATCGGCTGAGCTATCTCGACAAGGCACCGCGCGATGCAGCCGTCCTGAAGCTCGTCGCCGACAAGGCCGGCTGGGGTCAGCCGCTCGCTGCCGGCAAGGGACGGGGCGTCGCCGTGCATGAGAGCTTCGGCACCCATGTCGCCATGGTCGCCGAGGTGACCGTCACGGGCACGGCGGTGAAGGTCGACCGGATCGTCGTCGCGGTCGATTGCGGCATTGCGGTCAATCCGGATGTGGTGCGCGCGCAGATCGAAGGTGCTGTCGGGTTCGCGCTCTCGTCGGTGCTGCGCAACCGCATCACGCTGCGGGATGGCGAGGTCCAGGAGAAGAATTTCGACGGCTTCGAGCCGACACGCATGTCCGAAATGCCCAAGGTCGAGGTGCATATCATGCCCTCGACCATGTGCCCGACCGGTGTCGGCGAGCCCGGCGTCCCAGTTCTGGCGCCGGCCATCGCCAATGCCGTGTCGGCGGCGACCGGCAAGCGCATGCGCTCGCTGCCGCTCGACCTGACGCAAACGGGTGGGGCCTAG
- a CDS encoding response regulator transcription factor, which produces MANAPRETHAHRDIFVVDDDPAVRDALSVVLSIEGFTVSGFADGATFIAATRGQTPACVILDVHMPGRSGLDILKELNAHHYPAPIFIISGQGDIPMAVDAIKHGALDFIEKPFDADTVVSRVRDAIHTTERRAAAPAATLLRPNFPGTDLLTPREREVLGQIAAGASNKEAGRHLGISPRTIEVHRARIMEKLGAKNAADLVRIVLTEARATA; this is translated from the coding sequence ATGGCAAATGCGCCCAGAGAAACCCATGCGCACAGGGATATTTTCGTGGTCGATGACGACCCGGCGGTGCGCGACGCCCTGAGCGTCGTCCTGTCGATCGAGGGCTTTACGGTTTCGGGCTTCGCCGACGGCGCCACTTTCATCGCGGCGACCCGCGGCCAGACGCCGGCCTGCGTGATCCTCGACGTGCACATGCCCGGCCGTTCCGGCCTCGATATCCTGAAGGAACTGAACGCCCACCACTATCCGGCGCCGATTTTCATCATTTCCGGCCAGGGCGACATTCCCATGGCGGTCGACGCGATCAAGCATGGTGCGCTCGATTTCATCGAGAAGCCGTTCGATGCCGACACGGTCGTTTCGCGGGTGCGCGACGCCATCCACACCACCGAGCGACGCGCCGCGGCTCCGGCGGCGACGCTGCTGCGGCCGAACTTCCCGGGCACCGATCTCCTGACGCCACGCGAACGCGAGGTGCTGGGCCAGATCGCAGCCGGCGCCTCCAACAAGGAGGCCGGCCGCCATCTCGGCATCAGCCCGCGCACCATCGAGGTGCACCGGGCCCGGATCATGGAGAAGCTCGGCGCCAAGAATGCCGCCGACCTGGTGCGCATCGTGCTGACCGAGGCCCGGGCGACGGCCTGA
- the gcvH gene encoding glycine cleavage system protein GcvH: MANIRYTKDHEYISVEGDTGTIGISDYAQQQLGDVVFVELPELGRKVAKGDGAAVVESVKAASDIYAPVAGEVVAVNGALEAAPGTVNEDPAGKGWFLKLRIADPKQLDDLMDEAAYQAFVASIS; this comes from the coding sequence ATGGCCAATATCCGTTACACCAAGGACCACGAATATATCAGCGTCGAGGGCGACACCGGCACCATCGGCATTTCCGACTATGCTCAGCAGCAGCTCGGCGACGTCGTTTTCGTCGAATTGCCGGAACTCGGCCGCAAGGTCGCCAAGGGCGACGGTGCCGCCGTGGTCGAAAGCGTCAAGGCGGCCTCGGACATCTATGCGCCGGTGGCCGGCGAAGTGGTGGCGGTCAATGGCGCGCTGGAGGCCGCTCCCGGCACGGTCAACGAGGATCCCGCCGGCAAGGGCTGGTTCCTGAAGCTCCGGATCGCCGACCCGAAGCAGCTCGACGACCTGATGGACGAAGCCGCCTACCAGGCTTTCGTCGCCTCGATCTCCTGA
- a CDS encoding (2Fe-2S)-binding protein: protein MLTLDINGRSIQIDADPDMPLLWAIRDHANLTGTKFGCGQALCGACTVHVDGQATRSCSLAVGDAQGRKITTIEGVEGKVAEVVQASWRKLDVVQCGYCQSGQIMSAIALLTENKAPSESDIELAMDGNICRCGTYVRIKAAIQDAAQALA, encoded by the coding sequence ATGCTGACCCTCGACATCAACGGCCGCTCCATTCAGATCGACGCCGATCCGGATATGCCCCTGCTCTGGGCGATCCGCGATCATGCCAACCTGACCGGCACCAAATTCGGCTGCGGCCAGGCGTTGTGCGGCGCCTGCACCGTGCATGTCGACGGCCAGGCGACCCGCTCCTGCTCGCTGGCCGTGGGCGACGCGCAAGGCCGCAAGATCACCACCATCGAAGGCGTCGAAGGCAAGGTCGCCGAGGTCGTCCAGGCGTCCTGGCGCAAGCTCGACGTGGTGCAATGCGGTTACTGCCAATCCGGCCAGATCATGAGCGCCATCGCGCTTCTGACCGAGAACAAGGCACCGAGCGAGAGCGATATCGAGCTCGCCATGGATGGCAATATCTGCCGTTGCGGCACCTATGTGCGCATCAAGGCAGCCATCCAGGATGCCGCCCAGGCGCTGGCATGA